One region of Flavobacterium sp. KACC 22763 genomic DNA includes:
- a CDS encoding GPW/gp25 family protein, with the protein MENKEAFLGTGWSFPPEFKKNSKAVVMTSDEADIKSSLEILLSTKIGERIMLPRYGCNMDELLFETLDRTLKTYVSELIKTAILYYEPRIDVEKIDIAQSDDLEGELLVIIDYRIRSTNSRSNLVFPFYKEEGTNV; encoded by the coding sequence ATGGAAAATAAAGAAGCTTTTTTAGGTACTGGATGGAGTTTTCCGCCAGAGTTCAAGAAGAACAGTAAAGCAGTCGTAATGACGTCTGACGAGGCAGATATTAAAAGCAGTCTGGAGATATTGCTTTCTACCAAAATCGGCGAACGCATTATGTTGCCCAGATACGGATGCAATATGGACGAATTGCTTTTTGAAACATTAGACAGAACACTCAAAACCTATGTTTCAGAACTTATAAAAACGGCGATTTTATATTACGAACCGCGAATTGATGTTGAAAAAATCGATATCGCGCAAAGTGATGATTTAGAAGGAGAATTATTAGTCATAATCGATTATAGAATAAGAAGTACGAATTCAAGAAGCAATCTTGTTTTTCCTTTTTACAAAGAAGAAGGCACTAATGTTTAA
- a CDS encoding PAAR domain-containing protein translates to MGAPAARINDMHVCPMVTGTVPHVGGPILPPGSPTVLIGGQPAACLGDMIVCTGPPDSIIAGSATVLIGGKPAARMGDSTAHGGTIVLGCPTVLIG, encoded by the coding sequence ATGGGAGCACCAGCAGCAAGAATTAACGATATGCATGTTTGCCCAATGGTAACTGGAACTGTACCTCATGTTGGTGGACCAATATTACCGCCAGGCTCACCAACAGTACTCATAGGCGGTCAGCCAGCCGCCTGTCTGGGAGATATGATAGTTTGTACAGGTCCTCCGGATAGTATTATTGCGGGCTCAGCCACAGTGCTAATTGGAGGAAAACCAGCCGCAAGAATGGGAGATTCAACTGCGCATGGAGGCACAATTGTATTAGGATGTCCAACCGTTTTAATAGGCTGA
- the vgrG gene encoding type VI secretion system tip protein VgrG, with product MNNSDVIQTSKSADLVTHKLLIEGTELSGVYQVMSIVVHNEVNRIPMAQIILTDGDAAARDFKLSNEDLLIPGKKIEIKAGYHSDEETIYKGIVVKHSIKIKDKSSLLIVECKDEAVKMTIGRKSKYFYDVKDSDAFEDIIGTYGLQKDVESTNYSHKELVQYNTSDWDFIVSRAQANGKLCFVENGKVSVKKPDLASESVETVAFGATMLDFDAEIDARNQFAKVSSYSWNASNQELLEIEAKDPSVSLNGNLSASDLSDIVKLENLELRHGGHVTDTELQDWADAKLLFQQLSKVRGRVKFQGIPAVKPNTIITLEGVGDRFNGKAYITGVFHEIANGNWTVNVQFGLNPEWFSETYDVNTPSASGIIPSIKGLHIGIVTQLQDDPDGEDRILVKIPIINNEEQGIWCRVAALDAGDNRGTFFRPEIEDEVIIGFINEDPNDAIVLGMLHSSAKPAPLKASDDNHQKGIFTRSEMKVLFDDDKKSIAIETPAGKKITLDEDKGSIVVEDENSNVITIDSAGIKMESAGDISIKATGDVKIEGTNVNLKATAQFKAEGSAGAEMSSAAVAIVKGSIVQIN from the coding sequence ATGAACAATTCTGATGTCATACAAACCAGTAAAAGTGCCGATTTAGTAACGCACAAATTACTCATTGAGGGAACTGAGCTGTCTGGTGTTTACCAAGTAATGAGCATTGTAGTTCATAATGAGGTAAACAGAATACCTATGGCGCAGATTATTTTGACCGATGGAGATGCTGCGGCACGAGATTTTAAACTAAGCAACGAAGATTTACTTATTCCAGGAAAAAAGATTGAAATCAAAGCGGGCTATCACAGTGACGAAGAAACTATTTACAAAGGAATTGTTGTAAAACATTCCATAAAAATAAAAGACAAATCGTCCTTGTTGATTGTAGAATGTAAAGACGAAGCCGTAAAAATGACTATCGGAAGAAAAAGCAAATACTTTTATGACGTTAAAGACAGTGATGCTTTTGAAGACATTATTGGCACTTACGGATTGCAAAAAGATGTGGAAAGCACAAATTATAGCCACAAAGAGTTAGTGCAATATAATACATCCGATTGGGATTTTATTGTTTCTCGAGCACAGGCTAATGGAAAATTATGTTTTGTTGAAAATGGAAAAGTCTCGGTTAAAAAGCCAGATTTAGCTTCAGAATCAGTTGAAACGGTTGCTTTTGGCGCTACGATGCTAGATTTTGATGCTGAGATTGATGCTAGAAATCAGTTTGCCAAAGTTTCATCTTACAGCTGGAATGCATCCAATCAGGAATTACTAGAAATTGAAGCTAAAGATCCTAGCGTAAGTCTAAACGGAAATTTATCTGCTTCTGATTTATCCGATATCGTAAAGCTCGAAAATTTAGAATTACGTCACGGCGGTCACGTTACCGATACCGAATTGCAAGATTGGGCCGATGCTAAATTATTATTTCAACAGCTGTCAAAAGTTCGCGGAAGAGTAAAATTTCAAGGCATTCCCGCAGTAAAACCCAATACTATTATCACGCTTGAAGGTGTTGGAGATCGTTTTAACGGCAAAGCTTACATAACTGGAGTTTTCCATGAAATAGCAAACGGTAATTGGACTGTAAATGTGCAGTTTGGATTAAATCCTGAATGGTTCTCTGAAACGTATGATGTCAATACGCCATCAGCTTCTGGAATAATTCCGTCCATAAAAGGATTGCATATTGGCATTGTAACCCAACTTCAAGACGATCCCGATGGCGAAGACCGAATTTTGGTCAAAATCCCAATCATCAATAACGAAGAACAGGGAATTTGGTGCAGAGTCGCAGCTTTAGACGCAGGTGACAACAGAGGTACATTTTTTAGGCCAGAAATTGAAGACGAAGTAATTATTGGCTTCATCAATGAAGATCCGAATGATGCGATTGTTTTAGGAATGCTCCACAGCAGCGCAAAACCCGCTCCATTAAAAGCATCTGATGATAACCATCAAAAAGGGATTTTCACAAGAAGCGAAATGAAAGTGCTTTTTGATGATGATAAAAAATCGATTGCCATTGAAACTCCCGCAGGTAAAAAAATAACGCTCGACGAAGACAAAGGATCTATAGTTGTTGAAGATGAAAATTCGAATGTAATTACAATTGACAGCGCAGGAATAAAAATGGAAAGTGCAGGCGATATTTCGATAAAAGCAACAGGCGATGTAAAAATTGAAGGCACCAATGTCAACCTAAAAGCAACCGCCCAATTTAAAGCCGAAGGAAGTGCTGGCGCAGAAATGTCATCGGCTGCCGTAGCGATTGTAAAAGGTAGCATCGTACAGATTAACTAG
- a CDS encoding CIS tube protein: protein MTTTGELKKLKIIAYSDPQFNSPISDIEEFITLMNPEKYTFHYRIEQDTTQAAGTSSPAPRFTAIAPEELELDFVFDRTGVIAGKESTENGVIEDIEHFRKVILEYNGTEHKPNYLKIAWGSLLFKGSLTEMTIEYKLFRPDGTPIRAIAKGKFKGVVEDELRAKQQNNQSPDLTHTRTVKAGDTLPLMSFKIYGDSKYYLEVARANKLINFRKLKIGQKIFFPPLQKQQ from the coding sequence ATGACGACAACTGGTGAATTAAAAAAACTGAAGATTATTGCCTATAGCGATCCACAATTCAATAGTCCGATTTCAGATATTGAAGAGTTCATTACTTTGATGAATCCTGAAAAATACACTTTTCATTACAGAATAGAACAAGATACAACCCAAGCCGCTGGAACGAGCAGTCCTGCACCAAGATTTACAGCGATTGCTCCAGAGGAATTAGAATTGGATTTTGTTTTTGATCGAACTGGTGTTATTGCCGGCAAAGAAAGTACTGAAAATGGTGTTATTGAAGACATTGAGCATTTTAGAAAAGTAATTTTAGAATATAATGGCACAGAACATAAGCCAAACTATTTAAAAATTGCTTGGGGAAGTCTGCTTTTTAAAGGATCTCTCACCGAAATGACCATAGAATATAAACTTTTCAGGCCAGATGGAACGCCCATTAGAGCCATTGCAAAAGGTAAATTCAAAGGGGTTGTTGAAGATGAGCTAAGAGCAAAACAGCAGAACAATCAATCTCCTGATTTAACACACACTAGAACTGTAAAAGCAGGCGATACGCTTCCGCTAATGTCATTTAAAATCTACGGCGATTCAAAATATTATCTCGAAGTGGCAAGAGCCAACAAGCTCATCAATTTCAGAAAATTAAAAATTGGTCAAAAAATATTTTTCCCTCCTCTACAAAAACAACAATAG
- a CDS encoding DUF5908 family protein yields the protein MPIEIKELHIKINVNESPSSGAKPASSSSSSSTEKDSVAECVEQVMKIIERKKER from the coding sequence ATGCCAATTGAAATCAAAGAACTTCACATTAAAATAAATGTGAACGAAAGTCCAAGTTCGGGTGCAAAACCAGCTTCATCATCATCTTCTTCTTCTACAGAAAAAGATAGTGTAGCTGAATGTGTCGAACAAGTAATGAAGATTATTGAACGAAAAAAAGAACGCTGA
- a CDS encoding phage tail protein, protein MANYYPPVGFHFLVEFDQLGTKEKDHQFQSVSGLSVDLETEEFVEGGENRFKHKLPVKTKYPNLVLKRGILIDSEVIEWCRKAIENFEFKPVDLTVKLLNQDHEPLMHWKVVHAYPVKWAVEDFSALESKIVVESFELAYNHFTLHKK, encoded by the coding sequence ATGGCTAATTATTACCCACCCGTAGGCTTTCATTTTCTAGTTGAATTTGATCAACTGGGCACAAAAGAAAAAGACCATCAATTTCAGTCAGTATCAGGACTTTCTGTAGATCTTGAAACAGAAGAATTTGTTGAGGGTGGAGAAAACAGATTCAAACACAAGCTTCCTGTAAAGACCAAATATCCCAATTTGGTTTTAAAAAGAGGAATTCTTATTGACTCTGAAGTAATTGAATGGTGCAGAAAAGCAATTGAAAATTTCGAATTTAAGCCCGTTGATTTAACGGTAAAGCTCTTAAATCAAGATCACGAGCCGTTAATGCACTGGAAAGTGGTACATGCTTATCCAGTAAAATGGGCTGTTGAAGATTTCAGTGCTTTGGAAAGCAAAATTGTTGTTGAAAGCTTTGAGCTTGCTTATAATCATTTCACCCTTCATAAAAAATAA
- a CDS encoding phage tail protein, with translation MSYPLSKFHFSVDWGGTKIGFTEVSGLDVETEVIEYRQGASPEYSKIKMPGMQKFSNITMKRGTFKSDNEYYAWWNTVKLNTIERRDITIKLLNEEHEPVITWKVKNAWPTKVQSTDLKADGNEVAIESIELVHEGLSIQND, from the coding sequence ATGAGTTATCCGTTATCAAAGTTTCATTTCTCAGTTGACTGGGGTGGAACAAAAATAGGCTTTACAGAAGTTTCCGGATTAGATGTAGAAACTGAAGTTATTGAGTACCGTCAGGGCGCTAGTCCAGAGTACAGCAAAATTAAGATGCCAGGTATGCAAAAGTTCTCTAACATTACGATGAAAAGAGGAACTTTCAAAAGCGATAATGAATACTACGCTTGGTGGAATACGGTAAAACTAAATACCATCGAAAGAAGAGATATTACCATCAAATTGCTTAACGAAGAGCACGAACCAGTGATTACTTGGAAAGTAAAAAATGCGTGGCCAACAAAAGTGCAATCAACCGATTTAAAAGCCGATGGAAACGAAGTAGCCATTGAATCTATTGAATTGGTTCACGAAGGTTTATCTATTCAAAATGACTAA
- a CDS encoding phage tail sheath C-terminal domain-containing protein, protein MATTYKTPGVYVEEIVKFPPSVAQVETAIPCFIGYTEKAMNKINGDLKLKPTRITSLLEYERFFGFAKPETTISVTINDVATENGDTRSIVVDQPTSKQPFLMYYSLQLFFANGGGPCYIISVGRYGNDLDEEDAPVTTINSIAKLAEGLAELEKVDEPTLILFPDATKVSGIDKANFYGLYNSALLQCQNLQDRFTLIDTLSYDESSPTDPNIDDLRGVISAEKDTIKYGAAYYPHLETILDYAFDSSKIVLKHYSYTAKAYDQIAVGLEPIENATTGIDATVAKLVDVTTTPGDISGQISDLFLQMYSGGATGFNLAVTFESDPAKKTAFLEKLNVLLTSLESLSLLRNSLNDEANAAISTISDEDMVIANNITSALTTFNSNFTAADKIDSVYKNLKALKKKIQDENATAKLLKIVSTDPVSFDKELKKLVEYDPFTSQTGITVSKNTFSPIKANLLTLLDAIKSVSGKDVNNGALNGRKLSTLETIDNVTFNKILTEIYNLPITLPPSSAIAGIYARVDRDRGVWKAPANVSLNYVIKPTVKITNTIQDNLNVDTVAGKSINAIRTFTGKGTLVWGSRTLAGNDSEWRYVPVRRFFNMAEESIKKATEQFVFEPNDANTWIRVRAMIENFLILQWRAGALAGAKPEQAFYVRIGLGQTMSAMDILDGKMIIEIGMAVVRPAEFIILRFSHKMQES, encoded by the coding sequence ATGGCAACAACTTACAAAACGCCTGGAGTATATGTTGAGGAAATCGTAAAGTTTCCCCCTTCTGTTGCCCAGGTAGAAACTGCGATTCCATGCTTTATTGGCTATACTGAAAAAGCCATGAACAAGATTAATGGAGATTTGAAATTGAAACCGACAAGAATAACATCTCTTTTAGAATATGAACGCTTTTTTGGCTTTGCAAAACCAGAGACAACAATTAGTGTAACCATAAATGATGTTGCAACAGAGAATGGAGATACAAGATCTATTGTTGTGGATCAGCCAACTTCAAAACAGCCTTTTTTAATGTATTATTCTTTGCAGCTGTTCTTTGCAAATGGAGGTGGTCCTTGCTACATTATTTCGGTTGGGCGTTATGGAAATGATTTAGATGAAGAAGACGCTCCAGTCACAACAATCAATAGCATTGCTAAATTGGCTGAAGGATTGGCAGAATTAGAAAAGGTAGACGAACCAACTCTAATTCTATTTCCTGACGCGACAAAAGTAAGCGGAATAGATAAAGCTAATTTCTACGGATTGTACAATAGCGCATTATTGCAATGTCAAAATCTTCAGGATAGATTTACCTTAATAGACACTTTAAGTTATGATGAATCAAGTCCAACAGATCCAAATATAGATGATTTAAGAGGTGTAATTAGTGCTGAAAAAGACACTATTAAATACGGAGCAGCATATTATCCGCACTTAGAAACCATCTTGGACTATGCGTTTGACAGCAGTAAAATTGTACTAAAACATTACTCTTATACAGCAAAAGCGTATGATCAAATCGCTGTGGGACTAGAACCAATTGAAAATGCAACTACAGGAATTGATGCAACTGTTGCGAAATTGGTTGACGTTACCACTACTCCTGGAGATATTTCTGGACAAATAAGCGATTTATTTTTGCAAATGTACAGTGGCGGCGCAACTGGTTTTAATTTAGCCGTAACCTTTGAAAGCGACCCTGCGAAAAAAACAGCTTTCCTAGAAAAACTGAATGTTCTGCTTACTTCTTTAGAAAGTTTGTCTCTTTTGAGAAATTCGCTAAACGACGAAGCAAATGCTGCAATCAGTACGATATCTGATGAAGATATGGTTATTGCAAATAACATCACAAGTGCTTTGACTACATTTAATTCGAATTTTACGGCTGCAGATAAAATTGATTCCGTATATAAAAATCTGAAAGCGTTAAAGAAAAAAATACAGGACGAGAACGCAACGGCAAAACTGCTTAAAATTGTATCAACTGATCCTGTAAGTTTTGATAAAGAATTAAAAAAACTTGTAGAATACGATCCCTTTACTAGTCAAACGGGAATTACGGTATCTAAAAATACTTTTTCTCCTATTAAGGCAAACCTTCTTACACTATTAGATGCTATTAAATCTGTTAGCGGAAAAGATGTCAACAATGGAGCATTAAACGGAAGAAAATTAAGTACTTTAGAAACTATCGACAATGTGACTTTCAACAAAATCCTTACTGAAATCTATAATCTGCCAATAACACTTCCGCCAAGCTCTGCTATTGCAGGAATATATGCCAGAGTCGATAGAGACCGAGGCGTATGGAAAGCTCCTGCAAATGTAAGTTTGAACTATGTCATAAAACCAACAGTTAAAATAACAAATACCATTCAGGACAACTTAAATGTTGATACTGTCGCAGGTAAATCTATCAACGCTATCAGAACATTTACCGGTAAAGGAACCTTGGTTTGGGGGTCAAGAACCTTAGCCGGTAACGATAGTGAATGGCGTTATGTGCCTGTTCGCCGCTTCTTCAATATGGCAGAAGAATCTATTAAAAAAGCAACCGAACAGTTTGTTTTTGAACCTAACGATGCCAATACTTGGATCAGAGTAAGAGCTATGATTGAGAATTTCTTAATTCTTCAATGGAGAGCTGGAGCTTTGGCTGGGGCAAAACCAGAACAAGCATTTTATGTAAGAATTGGTCTGGGACAAACCATGTCTGCTATGGATATTTTAGACGGCAAAATGATTATCGAAATTGGTATGGCAGTAGTTCGTCCAGCTGAGTTTATCATTCTTCGTTTCTCTCACAAAATGCAGGAATCTTAA
- a CDS encoding DUF4255 domain-containing protein, with product MIFEVIQIITEQVNNYLEEIGLDKSVVPENIAFLESQNDDITDALKNAVALTIINLDEEATLKNFPNHIIENTKTIYKNSIINLNLFILFSANRDKYINSLKDISKIIEFFQGKKLFTQANTIFNRNSSAMSNVDNFRFTVELYTPTFEELNYIWGTLGGKQLPSALYKVSMIQIERNIAQAEGELIGEFTGITKKKEQS from the coding sequence ATGATTTTTGAAGTAATACAAATAATTACAGAACAAGTAAACAACTATCTCGAGGAAATTGGGTTGGACAAATCTGTTGTACCTGAGAATATTGCTTTTTTAGAATCTCAAAATGATGATATTACAGATGCATTAAAAAATGCTGTGGCGCTTACGATAATCAATTTAGATGAAGAAGCTACTTTAAAAAACTTCCCAAATCATATTATTGAAAATACGAAGACTATATATAAAAACAGTATTATCAATTTAAATCTCTTTATACTCTTTAGCGCCAATAGAGACAAGTATATCAACTCTCTTAAGGATATTTCAAAAATTATTGAATTTTTTCAGGGGAAAAAACTTTTTACCCAAGCCAATACCATCTTTAACAGAAACAGTAGCGCCATGAGCAATGTAGATAACTTTAGATTTACGGTTGAGCTCTACACGCCCACTTTTGAAGAATTAAATTATATCTGGGGAACACTTGGCGGAAAACAGCTTCCGTCGGCCTTATATAAAGTCAGCATGATCCAAATTGAACGCAACATTGCACAAGCAGAAGGAGAACTTATTGGTGAATTTACAGGTATAACTAAAAAGAAAGAACAGTCATGA
- the ureA gene encoding urease subunit gamma, with protein sequence MHLTPREIEKLMLHTAGELAQKRKARGLKLNYPETIALISSELMERARDGKTVAELMQYGATLLRKEDVMDGVAEMIHDIQIEATFPDGTKLVTVHNPVR encoded by the coding sequence ATGCATTTAACACCAAGAGAAATTGAGAAGCTAATGCTGCATACAGCTGGCGAACTTGCTCAAAAGAGAAAAGCCCGTGGCTTAAAATTAAATTATCCTGAAACCATTGCTCTTATCAGCAGTGAATTAATGGAACGCGCACGAGATGGAAAGACGGTAGCTGAATTGATGCAATATGGCGCGACACTGCTTCGCAAAGAAGATGTAATGGATGGTGTTGCAGAAATGATTCATGATATTCAGATTGAAGCAACATTTCCAGATGGCACCAAATTAGTAACTGTGCACAATCCTGTGCGATAA
- the ureB gene encoding urease subunit beta produces the protein MIPGEIILKDSTIICNDSRETLTIKVTNTGDRPIQVGSHFHFFEVNRMMSFDREKAFGMRLNIIASTAVRFEPGEEKEVELTEFGGNQRLFGHNNLVDGDLSPHNKAVALERLKEGEFKNVKS, from the coding sequence ATGATTCCAGGAGAAATTATATTAAAAGATAGCACTATTATTTGTAATGATAGCCGTGAAACGTTAACCATAAAAGTTACCAATACTGGAGACAGACCAATCCAGGTAGGTTCACATTTTCACTTTTTTGAAGTGAATAGAATGATGTCATTTGACAGAGAAAAGGCATTTGGAATGCGATTAAACATTATTGCCAGTACAGCAGTAAGATTTGAACCAGGAGAAGAGAAAGAAGTTGAACTGACTGAGTTTGGCGGAAACCAACGTCTTTTTGGACACAACAATTTAGTAGATGGAGACTTATCTCCGCACAACAAAGCTGTTGCATTAGAACGTTTAAAAGAGGGCGAATTTAAAAATGTGAAATCATGA
- the ureC gene encoding urease subunit alpha: MSLEVTRKNYTSIFGPTVGDQIRLGDTDIIIEIEKDFCSYGDEAKFGGGKTVRDGMCQSSTALRDEGVLDFVITGATIIDHWGIVKGDIGIKDGKIVGVGRAGNPDTMDNITPGMIIGASTEVHGGHGYIVTAGGIDTHIHFISPTQIETALYSGVTTMIGGGTGPADGTNATTVTPGKHNIKRMLQAAEAFPVNVGFFGKGNVATEAPIEEQIEAGALGVKIHEDWGATPAVIDASLKVADKYDVQVAIHTDTLNEGGFLEDTMNAIAGRVIHTFHTEGAGGGHAPDIIKAAMYPNVLPASTNPTRPYTTNTIDEHLDMLMVCHHLSPKIPEDVAFADSRIRPETIAAEDVLQDMGVFSIMSSDSQAMGRVGEVITRTWQTADKMKKQKGYLAEDAANKNDNYRAKRYVSKYTINPAIAHGISNYVGSIEAGKIADLVIWKPSLFGVKPEIIVKGGFIAASKMGDANASIPTPQPIIMRNMFGAYGKALTKTVFTFVSQAGINNNIAEEYGLEKKLLAVSNCRNIGKADMIHNNATPEIMVNAENYTVTIDGEKITCEPVDKLPLAQLYYLF, translated from the coding sequence ATGAGTTTAGAAGTAACTAGAAAAAATTATACAAGTATTTTTGGCCCAACCGTAGGAGATCAAATACGTTTAGGAGATACAGATATTATTATAGAAATTGAAAAAGATTTCTGCTCTTATGGAGACGAAGCAAAATTTGGAGGAGGAAAAACCGTTAGAGACGGGATGTGTCAATCTTCAACAGCTTTGCGTGATGAAGGTGTTCTCGATTTTGTAATTACTGGTGCTACAATTATTGACCACTGGGGAATTGTAAAAGGGGATATTGGTATTAAAGATGGAAAAATTGTTGGTGTTGGTAGAGCAGGAAATCCAGATACTATGGACAATATCACTCCTGGTATGATTATCGGAGCTTCAACAGAAGTTCATGGTGGACATGGGTATATCGTTACAGCAGGAGGGATTGACACGCATATTCACTTTATCAGCCCTACACAAATAGAAACAGCTTTGTATAGTGGAGTTACTACTATGATTGGTGGTGGAACTGGGCCTGCTGACGGAACAAATGCGACAACGGTTACTCCAGGAAAACATAATATTAAAAGAATGTTACAAGCCGCAGAAGCATTTCCTGTAAATGTTGGTTTCTTCGGAAAAGGGAATGTCGCTACAGAAGCTCCAATTGAAGAACAAATTGAAGCAGGAGCATTGGGAGTAAAAATCCATGAAGATTGGGGAGCAACTCCAGCTGTAATTGATGCTTCTTTGAAAGTGGCTGACAAATATGATGTGCAAGTAGCCATTCATACTGATACACTTAATGAAGGAGGATTTCTTGAAGATACTATGAATGCTATTGCAGGACGTGTTATTCATACCTTCCATACAGAAGGAGCAGGAGGTGGCCACGCACCAGATATTATCAAGGCAGCAATGTATCCGAATGTATTGCCAGCATCTACAAATCCAACTAGACCTTATACGACAAATACTATAGATGAGCACTTAGATATGTTAATGGTTTGTCATCACTTGAGTCCAAAAATTCCAGAAGATGTGGCTTTTGCCGATTCACGTATTCGTCCTGAAACTATTGCGGCAGAAGATGTGCTTCAAGATATGGGAGTATTTAGTATCATGAGTTCTGATTCTCAAGCTATGGGACGTGTAGGAGAGGTAATTACTCGTACATGGCAAACAGCCGATAAGATGAAGAAACAGAAAGGATATTTGGCTGAAGATGCAGCAAACAAAAATGACAACTATCGCGCAAAGAGATATGTGTCTAAATATACTATCAACCCTGCAATTGCGCACGGAATTTCTAATTATGTTGGATCAATAGAAGCAGGCAAAATTGCTGACTTGGTAATTTGGAAACCTTCATTATTTGGAGTTAAGCCAGAAATTATCGTAAAAGGAGGTTTTATTGCCGCAAGCAAAATGGGGGATGCTAATGCTTCTATTCCAACACCGCAACCTATTATTATGCGTAATATGTTTGGAGCTTATGGTAAAGCTTTAACTAAAACAGTTTTCACCTTTGTTTCTCAGGCAGGTATCAATAATAATATTGCCGAAGAATATGGTTTGGAAAAGAAATTACTAGCAGTTTCAAATTGCAGAAATATTGGCAAGGCTGATATGATTCATAACAACGCAACTCCAGAAATCATGGTAAATGCTGAAAACTATACCGTGACAATCGATGGAGAAAAAATCACTTGCGAACCTGTGGATAAACTTCCATTAGCACAATTATACTATTTGTTTTAA
- the ureE gene encoding urease accessory protein UreE, protein MIIQQIIGNTKTHSIEGLEIDLLEIEWFETTKRIQRKRTNSGVEIAIKFIQEGQRLNQDDILYQDDKKAIVVNIKPCEAIVMTPSSLLEMGTICYEIGNKHLPLFIQNDQIMMPFEMPMFRWLEASGYKPEKQEIKLLHLLKSNVAPHGHGNSSLFTKILNMASSND, encoded by the coding sequence ATGATTATACAACAGATAATAGGTAATACAAAAACACATTCAATTGAAGGTCTTGAGATAGATCTTCTGGAAATAGAGTGGTTTGAAACTACCAAGAGAATTCAGCGCAAGCGAACAAATTCAGGAGTTGAAATTGCGATTAAGTTTATTCAGGAAGGACAGCGATTGAATCAAGATGATATTCTTTATCAAGATGATAAAAAAGCGATTGTTGTAAACATTAAACCTTGTGAAGCGATTGTAATGACACCTTCGTCTTTATTAGAAATGGGTACGATCTGTTATGAAATTGGAAATAAACATCTTCCGTTATTCATTCAGAATGATCAGATTATGATGCCTTTTGAAATGCCAATGTTTAGATGGCTCGAAGCGAGTGGTTACAAACCAGAAAAACAGGAGATAAAGCTCTTGCATTTGCTAAAATCAAATGTAGCGCCACATGGTCACGGAAATTCGTCTCTTTTTACAAAAATCCTAAACATGGCTTCTTCAAATGACTAA
- a CDS encoding urease accessory protein UreF, which translates to MENTYLGSLLHLADPTLPIGGYTHSNGLETYVQDEAVNSVASAKEFVSNMLMYNIKYNDASFLKLAYVAAANNDLETIIKLDQECSALKSPREIREASQKLGIRLIKIFRRQKAFDLINDYEQAIANKEATAHYCIAFGLYAQLLEIPLDEALFAFYYNAAIGMITNSVKLVPLGQLDGQDVLFELQPLLKKLAKETLTIDRELVGLCSMAFDIRCMQHERLYSRLYMS; encoded by the coding sequence ATAGAAAACACTTATTTAGGAAGCCTTCTCCATCTGGCAGATCCGACTTTGCCAATTGGAGGATACACACACTCTAACGGATTGGAGACTTACGTTCAGGATGAAGCGGTAAATTCTGTGGCTTCTGCAAAAGAGTTTGTGTCAAACATGTTAATGTATAATATTAAATACAATGATGCATCTTTCTTGAAATTAGCTTATGTAGCGGCTGCAAATAATGATTTGGAAACCATAATAAAACTAGATCAAGAATGCAGTGCTTTAAAGAGTCCACGCGAAATACGAGAGGCAAGTCAGAAACTGGGAATTCGATTAATTAAGATTTTTAGAAGACAAAAAGCTTTTGATCTTATTAACGATTATGAACAAGCAATTGCCAATAAAGAAGCAACAGCACATTATTGCATCGCTTTTGGATTGTACGCGCAGTTACTGGAAATTCCACTAGACGAAGCTTTGTTTGCATTCTATTACAATGCCGCGATCGGAATGATTACCAATTCGGTTAAACTGGTGCCTCTAGGACAATTAGATGGGCAAGATGTTTTATTCGAATTGCAACCACTGCTTAAAAAATTAGCAAAAGAAACCTTAACAATAGACAGGGAACTTGTAGGTCTTTGCAGCATGGCTTTTGATATTCGATGTATGCAGCACGAGAGACTTTATTCAAGATTGTACATGTCGTAA